From Kineosporia succinea, the proteins below share one genomic window:
- a CDS encoding DUF6986 family protein, whose protein sequence is MVFDESFTSELDALLAPADAQAAAFPGEAASRQPVHTVYVPADQFDADVCTRWGTQALALLGTIAPSSSELASLSGLPADLLEHAYPRLSQKLTSQPIEDVRVDFEDGYGLRPDAEEDAAATAAGRALAALTSPPLMAGTRIKGLQASTRGRGLRTLELLISAAVPAGGLPERFVVTLPKVAHVAEVRAGVLILDRLEKAFGLAEGSLRLELQIEVPQAVYGPDGSAAVARLVHAAEGRCEGLHYGTYDFSAAAGVVAGYQSLEHPLADHAKAVMQLAAAQTGVRVSDGSTNVIPVGSAADVGAAWRLHARLVHRALERALYQGWDLHPGHLVSRYAATYVFYRAQLAPSAARLKTYVAKADSGVMDEPATAQALANAVLRAVDCGACDEAEVVAACGLDRPALLALARR, encoded by the coding sequence ATGGTTTTCGACGAGTCCTTCACGTCCGAACTGGACGCGTTGCTGGCCCCCGCCGACGCCCAGGCGGCCGCCTTTCCGGGTGAGGCCGCGAGCCGTCAGCCCGTGCACACGGTGTACGTCCCGGCCGACCAGTTCGACGCCGACGTCTGTACCCGGTGGGGCACGCAGGCGCTGGCACTGCTGGGCACGATCGCGCCGTCCTCCTCCGAACTGGCCTCACTCAGCGGCCTTCCGGCTGATCTGCTGGAGCACGCGTACCCGCGCCTGAGCCAGAAGCTCACGTCCCAGCCGATCGAAGACGTGCGGGTCGACTTCGAGGACGGGTACGGGTTGCGTCCGGACGCGGAGGAAGACGCCGCCGCGACCGCCGCCGGCCGGGCTCTCGCCGCCCTGACCAGCCCACCCCTGATGGCGGGCACCCGGATCAAGGGGCTCCAGGCGTCCACCCGCGGTCGCGGTCTGCGAACGCTGGAACTCCTGATCTCGGCGGCGGTCCCGGCGGGCGGGCTGCCGGAACGGTTCGTGGTGACGCTGCCGAAGGTGGCGCACGTGGCCGAGGTCCGTGCCGGGGTGCTGATCCTCGACCGCCTGGAAAAGGCTTTCGGGCTGGCCGAGGGCTCACTGCGGCTGGAGCTGCAGATCGAGGTGCCGCAGGCGGTGTACGGGCCCGACGGCTCGGCCGCGGTGGCCCGGCTGGTGCACGCGGCCGAAGGTCGCTGCGAGGGACTGCATTACGGTACCTACGACTTCAGTGCGGCGGCCGGGGTGGTCGCCGGGTACCAGTCGCTGGAGCACCCGCTGGCCGACCACGCCAAGGCGGTGATGCAGCTCGCGGCGGCGCAGACCGGGGTGCGGGTCAGCGACGGCTCGACGAACGTGATCCCGGTCGGGTCGGCCGCCGACGTGGGCGCCGCCTGGCGGCTGCACGCCCGGCTGGTGCACCGGGCCCTGGAACGGGCTCTCTACCAGGGCTGGGACCTGCACCCGGGCCACCTGGTGTCGCGGTACGCGGCCACCTACGTGTTCTACCGCGCCCAGCTGGCGCCCAGTGCGGCCCGGCTGAAGACCTACGTGGCCAAGGCCGACTCGGGCGTCATGGACGAGCCGGCCACCGCCCAGGCCCTGGCCAACGCGGTGCTGCGGGCCGTCGACTGCGGCGCCTGCGACGAGGCCGAGGTGGTCGCGGCCTGCGGTCTGGATCGCCCCGCTCTGCTCGCGCTGGCCCGACGTTAG
- the alc gene encoding allantoicase, with translation MAEQLGGYPDLASSAVGGRVVHANDQLFADRRNLIRPEPSAHEVTAFGPDGKIYDGWETRRRREPGHDFAIVRLGLPGVVRSVTIDTAHFKGNYPPFASIEAAAGEGHPVAQDLPESAWTTILPKVALKGDSPNTFEVDSDRRWTHVRLSIYPDGGVARLRVHGEPVADPRHLTGTVDLAALANGGAVTGCSDMFYSSAGKLILPGDPLTTEGGWENARRRDGGNDWVLFSLAGAGRLRRAVIDTSHFLGNAPGEVRLTDGATTTSPIELLPRTPVRPDSVHRFRATRDVVTQVRMDVYPDGGMSRVRLLGELDDAALLSLTLRYLNALPGGHQEELLQEVPDLSIDDADRLRTSTLTAVPEILRGYLLG, from the coding sequence ATGGCTGAACAGCTCGGCGGGTACCCGGATCTCGCATCCTCCGCGGTCGGGGGGCGGGTGGTCCACGCGAACGACCAGCTGTTCGCCGACCGGCGCAACCTGATCCGCCCGGAGCCCTCGGCCCACGAGGTGACGGCCTTCGGGCCGGACGGCAAGATCTACGACGGCTGGGAGACCCGCCGCCGGCGCGAGCCCGGACACGACTTCGCCATCGTGCGGCTGGGGCTGCCCGGCGTCGTGCGGTCGGTGACCATCGACACCGCCCATTTCAAGGGCAACTACCCGCCTTTCGCGTCGATCGAGGCGGCGGCCGGCGAGGGGCACCCGGTGGCGCAAGACCTGCCGGAGAGCGCGTGGACCACCATCCTGCCCAAGGTCGCGCTCAAGGGTGACTCGCCGAACACCTTCGAGGTCGACAGCGACCGGCGCTGGACGCACGTGCGGCTGTCGATCTACCCGGACGGGGGCGTGGCCCGGCTGCGGGTGCACGGCGAGCCGGTGGCCGACCCGCGTCACCTGACCGGCACCGTCGACCTGGCCGCGCTGGCGAACGGCGGTGCGGTGACCGGGTGCTCGGACATGTTCTACTCCTCGGCGGGCAAGCTGATCCTGCCCGGCGACCCGCTGACCACCGAGGGCGGCTGGGAGAACGCCCGGCGCCGCGACGGCGGCAACGACTGGGTGCTCTTCTCCCTGGCCGGGGCCGGGCGGCTGCGCCGGGCGGTGATCGACACCAGCCACTTCCTGGGCAACGCCCCCGGGGAGGTGCGCCTGACCGACGGGGCGACCACCACGTCCCCCATCGAGCTCTTGCCCCGCACACCGGTGCGCCCCGACTCGGTGCACCGGTTCCGGGCGACACGCGACGTGGTGACGCAGGTGCGCATGGACGTGTACCCGGACGGGGGCATGTCACGGGTGCGCCTGCTGGGCGAACTCGACGACGCCGCACTGCTTTCGCTGACGCTGCGCTACCTGAACGCGCTGCCGGGCGGGCACCAGGAAGAACTGCTGCAGGAGGTGCCGGACCTGTCGATCGACGACGCGGACCGACTGCGGACGTCGACGCTGACCGCTGTGCCGGAGATCCTGCGCGGCTATCTGCTCGGGTAG
- a CDS encoding GNAT family N-acetyltransferase, whose translation MNLVVEPARPEDAADVSRLLSDYLTRTELEKSAHGLDVPEELPERYRREIDHPAELLEHTLVARQPPRTIGLVIMRNNEIKRLWVDEQARGTGAGRALVEAALTKAAPGPVTLTVWDWRTAPIRLYRSLGFEVSPSWDAREHLICLTYPSR comes from the coding sequence ATGAACCTGGTCGTCGAACCCGCCCGCCCCGAGGACGCCGCCGACGTGTCCCGTCTGCTGAGCGACTACCTCACCCGCACCGAGCTGGAGAAAAGCGCGCACGGCCTCGACGTCCCCGAAGAGCTTCCGGAAAGATACCGGCGCGAGATCGACCACCCGGCCGAGCTTCTCGAGCACACGCTGGTGGCCCGGCAACCGCCCCGCACCATCGGCCTCGTCATCATGAGGAACAACGAGATCAAACGCCTCTGGGTGGACGAGCAGGCCCGCGGCACCGGGGCCGGCCGAGCGCTGGTCGAAGCCGCTCTCACGAAAGCCGCACCCGGCCCCGTCACCCTCACCGTCTGGGACTGGCGCACCGCCCCGATCCGTCTCTACCGATCGCTGGGCTTCGAGGTCAGCCCGTCCTGGGACGCCCGGGAACACCTGATCTGCCTGACCTACCCGAGCAGATAG
- a CDS encoding DinB family protein, producing MAIAKDTKDWTWVLDRTCPECGFESRSVEMWRLPSLIRANAAAWLEVLVTPDVRRRPADHVWSPLEYACHVRDTFRIFEARLQMMLTENDPLFPNWDQDDTAIAERYWEQDPVLVSRGLLEAGDAIAHRFAAVTDAQWSRPGRRSDGARFTVDSFARYFLHDPVHHLHDVTAQGGNVTP from the coding sequence ATGGCGATCGCGAAGGACACCAAGGACTGGACGTGGGTACTCGATCGCACCTGCCCGGAGTGCGGGTTCGAGTCCCGGTCGGTGGAGATGTGGCGCCTGCCGTCGCTCATCCGCGCCAATGCCGCCGCGTGGCTGGAGGTGCTGGTCACGCCCGACGTGCGGCGGCGTCCGGCCGACCACGTCTGGTCACCGCTGGAGTACGCCTGCCACGTGCGTGACACCTTCCGGATCTTCGAGGCGCGTCTGCAGATGATGCTGACCGAGAACGACCCGCTCTTCCCCAACTGGGACCAGGACGACACCGCGATCGCCGAGCGGTACTGGGAGCAGGATCCGGTTCTGGTCTCGCGCGGGCTGCTGGAGGCGGGCGACGCGATCGCCCACCGGTTCGCCGCCGTCACCGACGCGCAGTGGTCGCGCCCCGGCCGCCGCAGCGACGGCGCGCGCTTCACGGTCGACAGCTTCGCCCGCTACTTCCTGCACGACCCGGTGCATCATCTGCATGATGTGACAGCTCAGGGTGGCAACGTCACGCCGTGA
- the allB gene encoding allantoinase AllB, which translates to MLDTVFRAPRVITTVGESARSIGIRDGRIVAIEPLDAPLEAAEVIELGDDVVLMPGLVDTHVHINEPGRTEWEGFATATRAAAAGGVTTVIDMPLNSIPATTTVQALEIKRKAADGAVFVDTGFWGGAVPGNLEQLRPLHDAGVFGFKCFLLHSGVDEFLPLSSHELEQYLFRLHDFGALMIVHAENSEAIDRAPAPEGDRYRRFLASRPRGAENVAIAEVIEAARYTGARVHILHLSSSDALPMLASAKRDGVLITVETCPHYLSFTSEAIPDGATQFKCCPPIRESTNREQLWQGLGDGVIDCVVTDHSPSTPELKRFDIGDFGVAWGGISSLQLGLRAVWSQARTHGYTLADVAEWMSARTARLAGLSRKGRIALGYDADLCLFAPDEAAVVSASDLEHKHPITPYDGMALAGVVRETWLGGARIDLGAAPRGRLLRRGDV; encoded by the coding sequence GTGCTGGACACGGTTTTCCGGGCTCCCCGGGTGATCACGACGGTGGGTGAGTCGGCCCGCTCGATCGGGATCCGCGACGGGCGGATCGTGGCGATCGAGCCTCTCGACGCCCCGCTCGAGGCCGCCGAGGTGATCGAGCTCGGTGACGACGTCGTGCTGATGCCGGGCCTGGTCGACACGCACGTGCACATCAACGAGCCGGGCCGCACCGAGTGGGAGGGCTTCGCCACCGCCACCCGCGCGGCCGCGGCCGGGGGCGTCACCACGGTCATCGACATGCCGCTGAACTCGATCCCGGCCACCACCACGGTGCAGGCCCTCGAGATCAAGCGGAAGGCCGCCGACGGAGCGGTTTTCGTGGACACCGGGTTCTGGGGCGGTGCGGTGCCGGGCAACCTCGAGCAGCTGCGCCCGCTGCACGACGCCGGGGTCTTCGGGTTCAAGTGCTTCCTGCTGCACTCCGGGGTGGACGAGTTCCTGCCACTGTCGTCGCACGAGCTGGAGCAGTATCTCTTCCGGCTCCACGACTTCGGCGCGCTGATGATCGTGCACGCGGAGAACTCGGAGGCGATCGACCGGGCCCCGGCGCCGGAGGGCGACCGGTACCGGCGGTTCCTGGCGTCGCGCCCGCGCGGGGCCGAGAACGTGGCGATCGCCGAGGTGATCGAGGCCGCGCGGTACACCGGGGCCCGGGTGCACATCCTGCACCTCTCCAGCTCCGACGCCCTGCCGATGCTGGCCTCGGCCAAGCGCGACGGGGTGCTGATCACGGTCGAGACCTGCCCGCACTACCTGAGTTTCACCTCCGAGGCGATTCCCGACGGCGCCACGCAGTTCAAGTGCTGCCCACCGATCCGGGAGTCGACGAACCGCGAGCAGCTGTGGCAGGGGCTGGGCGACGGCGTCATCGACTGCGTCGTCACCGACCACTCCCCCTCCACGCCCGAGCTCAAGCGGTTCGACATCGGCGACTTCGGCGTGGCCTGGGGCGGGATCTCGTCGCTGCAGCTCGGGCTGCGCGCGGTGTGGAGCCAGGCCCGCACCCACGGCTACACGCTGGCCGACGTGGCCGAGTGGATGTCGGCCCGAACCGCCCGGCTGGCCGGGCTGAGCCGCAAGGGCCGCATCGCCCTGGGCTACGACGCCGACCTGTGCCTGTTCGCCCCCGACGAGGCGGCGGTGGTGTCGGCCTCGGACCTCGAGCACAAGCACCCGATCACCCCGTACGACGGCATGGCCCTGGCCGGGGTGGTGCGCGAGACCTGGCTCGGCGGCGCCCGCATCGACCTGGGAGCGGCGCCGCGCGGGCGGCTGCTGCGCCGGGGTGACGTGTAG